Proteins co-encoded in one Spirosoma endbachense genomic window:
- a CDS encoding GMC oxidoreductase, with amino-acid sequence MDIPQLKKAPLVYDVVIVGSGAGGGMAAYTLAKAGAKVALLEAGGYYDPADPKYITQLKWPWESPRRGASTAARSGGDFDAAWGGWDIDGEPYSSKPGTEFHWFRSRMLGGRTNHWGRISLRFGPDDFRRRSLTGVGDDWPIGYDDLKPFYDRVDKLIGVFGSIENLPNEPDGIFLPPPKPRLHELMIRKGAKSIGIPVIPSRLSILTKPINKERGQCFYCHQCNRGCQAYADFSSSSVLCIPAVKTGNVTLINGAMAREVLTDPQTGLATGVSYVDTRTLEEITIRAKAVMLGASTCESARILLNSKSARFPNGLANSSGVVGKYLNDSTGASRSAFVPALMDRKRYNEDGVGGMHVFTPWWLDNRKLDFPRGYHIEYGGGMGMPGYGFGGGVEALNGMIPGRDGKTKPGGGYGKGLKDDYRRFYGAYIGMSGRGEPVPLESNYCEIDPNAVDKYGIPVLRFHYKWSDYEVKQAKHMQDTFEEIIHSMGGIALGPKPGPDSAHGYGLAAPGRIIHEVGTVRMGNDPQKSALNKYQQAHDVKNLFVIDAAPFVSQGDKNVTWTILASSMRTSEYLIDQVKQKNI; translated from the coding sequence ATGGATATTCCTCAACTAAAAAAGGCTCCCCTTGTCTATGATGTCGTCATTGTCGGTTCTGGCGCGGGGGGTGGCATGGCCGCTTATACGCTAGCCAAAGCAGGCGCTAAAGTTGCCCTGCTCGAAGCTGGTGGCTATTATGACCCTGCCGATCCAAAATACATTACCCAACTGAAATGGCCCTGGGAATCACCCCGACGTGGGGCTAGTACAGCCGCTCGTTCGGGTGGCGATTTCGATGCAGCCTGGGGCGGATGGGATATCGACGGAGAGCCGTATTCGTCTAAGCCAGGCACCGAGTTTCACTGGTTCCGTTCCCGGATGCTTGGTGGACGTACGAACCACTGGGGGCGGATCTCGCTCCGGTTCGGCCCCGACGATTTCCGGCGTCGCTCCTTAACGGGTGTTGGCGATGACTGGCCCATCGGCTATGATGATCTTAAACCTTTCTATGACCGGGTTGACAAATTAATTGGTGTCTTCGGTTCGATCGAGAACCTTCCGAATGAACCAGACGGAATTTTTCTGCCGCCACCAAAACCCCGTCTGCACGAGCTGATGATTCGGAAGGGTGCCAAAAGTATCGGCATTCCTGTAATTCCATCACGGCTTAGCATTCTGACCAAACCCATCAATAAAGAACGAGGTCAGTGTTTCTATTGCCATCAGTGCAACCGGGGTTGCCAGGCTTATGCCGATTTTTCGTCATCGTCAGTTCTTTGTATTCCGGCGGTTAAAACGGGCAACGTAACACTGATCAACGGGGCTATGGCTCGTGAGGTTCTTACCGATCCGCAAACCGGACTGGCAACGGGCGTTAGCTACGTAGACACCCGTACACTGGAAGAGATTACCATTCGGGCAAAGGCTGTTATGCTCGGAGCTAGTACCTGCGAATCAGCCCGGATTCTGCTCAACTCCAAATCGGCTCGCTTTCCGAACGGCCTGGCTAATTCGAGTGGCGTTGTCGGGAAATACCTTAATGATTCGACCGGAGCCAGTCGCTCGGCGTTTGTACCGGCTTTGATGGATCGCAAACGCTACAACGAAGATGGCGTTGGGGGCATGCACGTCTTCACACCGTGGTGGCTCGACAACCGCAAGCTTGACTTCCCACGTGGTTACCACATCGAGTATGGTGGCGGAATGGGCATGCCAGGCTACGGCTTTGGCGGAGGGGTTGAAGCACTTAATGGTATGATTCCCGGCCGCGACGGCAAAACGAAACCGGGCGGTGGCTATGGCAAAGGGCTAAAAGATGATTATCGCCGATTCTACGGTGCTTATATTGGTATGTCAGGTCGGGGTGAACCGGTTCCACTTGAAAGTAACTATTGCGAAATTGATCCGAATGCGGTGGACAAATACGGGATTCCTGTTTTGCGCTTCCACTACAAATGGTCAGATTATGAGGTGAAGCAGGCCAAACACATGCAGGATACCTTCGAAGAAATCATTCATTCGATGGGTGGTATTGCGCTTGGTCCTAAACCTGGTCCTGATTCTGCACACGGTTACGGCCTGGCTGCACCCGGCCGAATCATTCATGAAGTAGGTACGGTCCGCATGGGCAATGACCCACAGAAA
- a CDS encoding phosphatidylinositol-specific phospholipase C/glycerophosphodiester phosphodiesterase family protein: protein MSLRILLPLLLSASVATAQKIHAHNDYAQPKPFVAAYEQRADFIEADIWLQGDKLVVSHEKPAGNAPTLDSLYIKPISKLFNQYKTKVSPDRDYTFGLVVDVKDSPADILPKLITLLQENLASFNRTANTKAIQVIVSGNRPKIENYLDYPLLIQFDGRPSEVYDEETLQRVAMISDNFRLYSRWDGMGDIPDADREKLKRVIKRAHSDNKPIRFWAIPDTPNAWKQLKKLGIDIINTDKVAEAVQAMR, encoded by the coding sequence ATGTCGCTCCGTATCCTACTCCCTTTATTGCTCTCTGCGTCGGTCGCTACCGCACAGAAAATCCATGCCCATAACGACTACGCTCAGCCTAAACCATTCGTAGCTGCCTACGAACAACGTGCCGACTTTATTGAAGCCGACATCTGGTTGCAGGGTGATAAATTAGTTGTTTCGCATGAAAAGCCAGCTGGCAATGCCCCAACGCTGGATTCATTGTACATAAAGCCCATTTCGAAACTATTCAACCAATATAAGACCAAAGTAAGTCCCGACCGGGATTACACATTTGGTTTGGTGGTTGATGTAAAAGACAGCCCGGCAGACATACTACCGAAACTGATTACGCTCCTACAGGAGAATCTGGCATCGTTCAATAGAACCGCGAATACAAAGGCCATTCAGGTCATCGTTAGCGGCAATCGCCCTAAAATCGAAAACTACCTCGATTATCCACTTCTGATCCAGTTCGATGGTCGCCCGAGCGAAGTCTATGATGAAGAAACACTGCAACGGGTAGCCATGATCAGCGATAATTTCCGGCTTTACTCCCGTTGGGATGGCATGGGTGATATACCCGATGCGGACCGCGAAAAACTGAAGCGCGTTATCAAGCGGGCACACAGCGACAACAAACCGATCCGCTTCTGGGCCATTCCCGACACACCCAATGCCTGGAAGCAATTGAAAAAGTTAGGCATCGATATAATTAATACCGATAAAGTAGCCGAAGCCGTTCAGGCTATGCGGTAA
- the fabG gene encoding 3-oxoacyl-[acyl-carrier-protein] reductase has protein sequence MDLLKGKVALITGASRGIGRAMALKFAQEGATVAFTYLSSVEKGQALENELRAFGGEAKGYRSDASDHKAAEELINQVVADFGKLDVLINNAGITKDGLLMRMSEEQWDSVINVNLKSVFNLTKAAIKPMMKAKSGSIINLTSVVGIRGNAGQANYAASKAGIIGFTKSVALELGSRNIRSNAIAPGFIETEMTGEINEKAIEEWKQQIPMKRGGQPDEVADCAIFLASDLSRYITGQVLQVDGGMLT, from the coding sequence ATGGATTTACTGAAAGGAAAAGTTGCGTTAATTACTGGTGCGTCGCGCGGCATCGGGCGGGCTATGGCTCTCAAATTTGCGCAGGAAGGTGCTACCGTAGCGTTCACGTATTTGTCTAGTGTTGAAAAAGGCCAGGCGCTGGAAAATGAACTCCGGGCTTTTGGTGGAGAGGCAAAAGGCTATCGTTCGGATGCATCGGACCACAAAGCAGCGGAAGAACTCATCAATCAGGTTGTGGCCGACTTCGGTAAACTTGATGTTCTGATCAACAATGCGGGCATTACGAAAGATGGATTGTTGATGCGCATGTCGGAGGAACAATGGGATAGCGTAATCAACGTTAACTTAAAGTCAGTCTTCAATCTGACTAAAGCCGCTATCAAACCAATGATGAAGGCCAAGTCTGGCTCGATTATCAATCTGACATCGGTGGTTGGTATTCGCGGCAACGCGGGTCAGGCGAATTATGCGGCCTCAAAAGCAGGAATCATTGGCTTTACCAAGTCGGTTGCCCTAGAATTAGGGTCACGGAATATTCGATCCAATGCCATTGCGCCGGGTTTTATTGAGACCGAGATGACCGGCGAAATAAATGAGAAAGCTATTGAAGAATGGAAGCAGCAAATACCGATGAAACGCGGAGGACAACCCGACGAGGTAGCTGATTGCGCCATATTCTTAGCTTCCGACCTTTCACGCTACATCACTGGTCAGGTGCTGCAAGTGGATGGAGGAATGCTTACTTAA
- a CDS encoding vWA domain-containing protein, producing the protein MRSDVIFQTSPWWILVCLLVGAVYAFAMYQPLPRLAGSGAALGGFDKRTTYGLAALRFVVVSFLCFLLLNPLIRSLKTITEKPKVVLAVDNSESIVASGRPALNRALTSLQTLRQQLTDKGLDVAVRTFGDTITDVDLTQIPFTQRTSNLSGLLSGIRSDYEGRNLTDVVLVSDGIFNQGVSPTFGDYPFAVQTVGLGDTIAKKDIQLKGIVANRIAYLGNQFPVQAEIVSNGFQGRSATVVLRQNGRELGRQSINFGKNDTFNQLTFQATATQKGVQHYVVEVLPQPGEFSTRNNRQDVYLDVIDGKEKVLLLALAPHPDVKALRNILERNQNYELDVRILTGTANEATPPADKTYDLIILHQIPDNGGVGNALVQKYLAKNTPVLFILGNQSSLGPFNTSNPVMQVVAQPNQSDKVTGVFNNDFKQLNLDPAKLELLSKLPPMSVPYGEFRLQPGSEVVLWQQVGSVRTTKPLLALNVTAPRKTAVLAGEGLWSWRLEEYALTDKQEVVDELVQKVIQLISVKEDRRKLRVYPIRNEFIAGEKVIFETELYNDIYERLFDSPVRLEITDEKNLTRSYNYTPTAANSRFEISRLPEGAYRFKGSVTINNRSEQSSGQFVVRDLQLEALNTTADHGMLRQLAQQTGGKFYGPAAVDDLVRNLTSRSRPARLTSTEEMNEIINWRWLFFVVLTLAAIEWGLRKFYGGY; encoded by the coding sequence GTGCGCTCTGACGTTATTTTTCAAACTTCGCCCTGGTGGATTTTAGTGTGCCTGCTCGTAGGAGCGGTCTACGCGTTTGCTATGTATCAACCGCTTCCGCGCCTTGCCGGGAGTGGAGCAGCCCTTGGTGGTTTCGATAAGCGGACAACATATGGCCTGGCTGCGTTGCGGTTTGTGGTTGTAAGTTTTCTATGCTTTCTGCTGCTGAATCCCCTTATCCGAAGTTTGAAAACAATCACCGAGAAGCCTAAAGTTGTGCTGGCGGTGGATAACTCCGAGTCGATTGTCGCATCAGGACGGCCCGCTTTGAACCGGGCGCTGACAAGTCTGCAAACTCTGAGGCAACAACTCACCGATAAAGGCCTGGATGTAGCTGTGCGTACATTTGGCGATACCATCACCGACGTTGATCTTACCCAAATTCCGTTTACCCAGCGTACATCCAATCTGTCGGGCCTGTTATCGGGCATTCGGTCAGATTACGAAGGACGTAATCTGACCGATGTCGTTCTGGTGTCGGATGGTATTTTTAATCAGGGCGTATCGCCAACCTTTGGGGATTATCCGTTCGCCGTTCAGACGGTCGGTTTAGGGGATACAATCGCCAAGAAAGACATCCAGCTTAAAGGTATTGTTGCGAACCGGATTGCCTATCTGGGCAATCAGTTTCCGGTCCAGGCCGAAATTGTTAGTAATGGGTTTCAGGGGCGAAGTGCAACAGTTGTATTGCGGCAAAATGGCCGCGAGCTGGGACGCCAATCCATCAATTTCGGTAAGAACGATACGTTTAACCAACTGACATTTCAGGCCACGGCCACCCAAAAAGGAGTACAGCATTATGTGGTTGAGGTATTGCCACAGCCGGGCGAATTCAGTACTCGAAATAACCGGCAGGACGTTTACCTGGACGTTATTGACGGAAAAGAAAAAGTATTGCTATTGGCTTTGGCCCCTCATCCTGATGTGAAGGCGTTACGCAATATTCTGGAACGTAATCAGAACTATGAACTGGACGTCCGTATTTTAACCGGAACGGCCAATGAGGCTACTCCTCCAGCCGATAAAACCTACGATCTGATTATTCTGCATCAAATTCCCGACAATGGGGGCGTGGGCAATGCATTGGTTCAAAAATACCTGGCTAAAAATACACCAGTCCTGTTCATTTTAGGAAACCAGTCATCACTGGGGCCATTTAATACCTCAAATCCTGTTATGCAGGTTGTGGCTCAGCCGAATCAGAGTGACAAGGTGACAGGTGTTTTTAACAATGATTTTAAACAGTTAAACCTGGATCCGGCCAAGCTTGAGCTTTTGAGCAAGCTTCCGCCCATGTCTGTTCCCTACGGTGAGTTTCGGCTACAACCCGGTAGCGAGGTTGTTTTGTGGCAACAGGTCGGGAGCGTTCGTACGACAAAGCCGTTATTAGCACTGAACGTTACGGCACCCCGTAAAACGGCGGTTTTGGCGGGCGAAGGATTGTGGTCGTGGCGACTGGAAGAGTATGCACTGACCGACAAACAGGAAGTTGTTGACGAGCTGGTTCAGAAAGTAATCCAATTGATTTCGGTTAAGGAAGACCGGCGTAAGCTCCGCGTTTATCCAATCCGGAATGAATTTATTGCGGGCGAAAAAGTCATCTTTGAGACTGAACTCTACAACGACATCTACGAACGGTTATTCGACAGCCCGGTCCGGCTAGAAATAACTGACGAAAAAAACCTGACCCGGTCCTACAATTATACACCAACAGCAGCCAATAGCCGATTCGAGATCAGTCGGCTACCCGAAGGCGCCTATCGTTTTAAGGGCAGTGTAACCATCAATAATCGGTCTGAACAGTCGTCAGGCCAGTTTGTTGTGCGCGACCTTCAACTTGAAGCGCTTAACACAACAGCCGATCACGGCATGCTTCGTCAGTTGGCGCAGCAAACAGGCGGGAAGTTTTACGGTCCGGCTGCCGTAGACGACCTCGTTCGTAATCTGACTTCGCGTTCGCGTCCAGCCCGATTAACCAGTACCGAAGAGATGAATGAAATCATCAACTGGCGGTGGCTTTTCTTCGTCGTTCTAACGCTTGCTGCGATTGAGTGGGGATTGAGGAAATTTTATGGGGGTTATTGA
- a CDS encoding DUF6169 family protein: MPKDGPSSSYKFVWIGGDYNRYAFTTNTDIGYEIKFVPSAYLFVDYVEQTVNAFEMIIAVADNPTGNQIPADPLTELTIQAIFYNFFRPKEHIIVYICDSSDGRQEARFRKFASWYYKNNTADFIKMDARLPDGDQFTLLSGILCKKHPYFSQFVDLFNHLAEADK; this comes from the coding sequence ATGCCGAAAGACGGGCCAAGTAGTAGCTACAAATTTGTTTGGATTGGAGGGGATTACAATAGGTATGCCTTTACAACGAATACCGATATTGGCTATGAGATTAAATTTGTACCGTCAGCTTATTTGTTCGTCGATTACGTAGAACAAACAGTCAATGCCTTTGAGATGATAATTGCTGTGGCAGACAATCCAACCGGCAATCAAATACCTGCTGACCCACTTACTGAACTGACCATCCAGGCTATTTTCTACAATTTTTTTCGCCCGAAAGAGCATATTATCGTTTATATCTGCGATAGCTCCGACGGGCGACAGGAAGCACGATTCCGAAAATTTGCCAGCTGGTATTACAAAAATAATACCGCCGATTTCATTAAAATGGACGCTCGCCTTCCTGATGGCGACCAGTTTACCCTTCTCTCTGGTATTCTATGCAAGAAACACCCGTACTTCAGTCAGTTTGTCGATCTTTTCAACCATTTAGCGGAAGCCGATAAATAG
- a CDS encoding helix-turn-helix domain-containing protein: MPATVNEKLDLATNFVLHTNRNIFLTGKAGTGKTTFLHQIKQSNAKRLAVVAPTGVAAINAGGVTIHSLFQLPFGPLIPGSTQRDNRKFNREKINLLRTLDLLVIDEISMVRADVLDGIDEVLRRYRYNSEPFGGVQLLLIGDMQQLPPVIRDDDWALLRPHYETGYFFGSKALQKTPYVSIELTHIYRQADQRFIDILNSIREKTVTQRQLDELNQQYIPNFQPSDDEGYITLSTHNTTAQQINSQKLAALKTKLHSFTASVEGDFPSHAYPTEAELDLKVGAQVMFIKNDISRDKLYYNGKIGQVTDMDEGVIYVRSQQDGEEIAVYPAEWTNVRYSLDPETKEIKAEPIGKFIQFPLKLAWAITIHKSQGLTFEKAIIDASGAFAHGQVYVALSRCKSLDGLVLRTPIPSHSIKTEQMLEDFHEQVQQQTPTEQHLLESKRTNQEQLLRELFSFERANSLIYRCRRVVNQHLDSFPEELQSGLAQLADALHGKARDIANRFQKQLPAYFSNEVLPEANESLQDRVRKASAYFQTVLADELLPIIYRCPTDCDNKQVRESMLEILDELEKELFSKLRSFESNRDKFDALVYLQARNRAELDFMPERRKIEPQPTETASDSPARGGLYGALMKWRNDMAGEHNTSGYMVLPQKTVAELARLRPTSTDELLAIKGFGKTKVKQVGADILAIIQTYADRSETAAKLRQAAKTPKLKEPKEPKIPSITVTLTLFQSGKSIADIATERSLSVGTVEGHLAKCISSGDLSVEDVLPAARIRAIRSYYETNEPESLSEALQAIGNGVTYNEIRFVRNAMQVDQRVAEDE; encoded by the coding sequence ATGCCAGCTACCGTAAACGAAAAACTTGACCTTGCCACTAATTTCGTCCTGCATACGAATCGAAATATTTTTCTGACCGGCAAAGCCGGAACGGGCAAGACAACGTTTTTACACCAGATTAAACAGTCGAACGCAAAACGGCTGGCCGTTGTGGCTCCTACGGGCGTAGCCGCAATCAATGCCGGGGGCGTTACCATTCATTCACTATTTCAGCTTCCATTCGGTCCGCTTATACCGGGATCTACCCAGAGGGACAATCGAAAATTTAATCGCGAGAAAATCAACCTGCTCCGTACGCTCGATCTGCTCGTTATCGACGAAATCAGTATGGTTCGGGCCGATGTGCTCGACGGGATCGACGAAGTGCTCCGGCGGTATCGCTATAATTCGGAACCATTCGGGGGGGTGCAGTTACTGCTCATTGGCGATATGCAGCAGTTACCACCCGTTATCCGCGACGACGACTGGGCGCTTCTGAGACCACATTACGAAACAGGCTATTTTTTCGGCAGCAAAGCCCTTCAAAAAACACCCTATGTTTCCATTGAACTGACGCATATTTACCGCCAGGCCGACCAGCGTTTTATCGATATTCTGAACAGCATTCGGGAGAAAACCGTAACACAGAGGCAATTAGACGAACTCAATCAGCAGTACATTCCTAATTTTCAGCCCAGCGACGACGAAGGCTACATCACGCTATCGACACACAACACAACCGCGCAGCAGATCAATAGCCAAAAATTAGCGGCTTTAAAAACCAAACTCCATTCATTTACAGCCTCCGTTGAAGGTGATTTTCCATCCCACGCTTATCCAACTGAAGCCGAACTCGATCTGAAGGTAGGCGCTCAGGTGATGTTTATTAAAAACGACATCTCCCGCGACAAGCTGTATTATAACGGCAAAATCGGTCAGGTGACGGATATGGACGAAGGCGTTATTTATGTACGAAGCCAGCAGGACGGTGAAGAAATTGCCGTTTATCCTGCCGAATGGACCAATGTTCGCTATAGCCTCGATCCGGAAACGAAGGAAATAAAAGCGGAACCTATCGGAAAGTTTATCCAATTTCCGCTGAAACTTGCCTGGGCCATTACGATTCACAAAAGCCAGGGGCTAACGTTCGAGAAGGCGATTATTGATGCTTCGGGGGCCTTTGCACACGGTCAGGTTTATGTGGCACTGAGCCGCTGCAAAAGCCTGGACGGTCTGGTATTGCGCACTCCGATACCGTCGCACAGCATTAAAACGGAGCAAATGCTGGAAGATTTTCATGAGCAGGTTCAGCAGCAAACACCAACCGAACAACACCTTCTGGAGTCCAAACGAACGAATCAGGAACAATTGTTACGAGAGTTATTCTCCTTTGAACGGGCAAACTCACTGATTTATCGCTGTCGGCGGGTGGTTAACCAACACCTCGACAGCTTTCCGGAAGAACTACAGTCGGGGCTTGCCCAACTTGCCGACGCCTTACACGGAAAAGCACGAGACATTGCGAACCGGTTTCAGAAACAGCTCCCTGCTTATTTTTCAAATGAGGTGTTGCCCGAAGCCAACGAATCATTGCAGGACCGTGTCCGTAAAGCAAGTGCGTATTTTCAGACTGTTTTGGCCGATGAATTACTGCCGATTATCTATCGGTGCCCGACCGACTGCGACAATAAACAAGTTCGCGAAAGTATGCTGGAAATTCTGGATGAACTGGAAAAAGAGTTATTCAGCAAGCTCCGCAGTTTCGAGAGTAATCGCGATAAGTTTGATGCACTGGTCTACCTACAGGCACGCAATCGGGCCGAACTCGATTTTATGCCCGAACGGCGAAAAATTGAACCCCAACCGACAGAGACAGCCTCTGATAGCCCGGCCCGGGGAGGATTATATGGCGCGTTGATGAAGTGGCGTAACGATATGGCTGGCGAACACAATACATCCGGTTATATGGTGTTGCCTCAAAAAACTGTAGCAGAACTGGCTCGCCTTCGGCCCACAAGTACCGATGAACTACTGGCTATTAAAGGGTTTGGCAAAACGAAAGTGAAACAGGTTGGAGCCGATATTCTGGCTATTATCCAGACATATGCCGATCGGAGCGAAACTGCGGCAAAACTCCGGCAGGCGGCTAAAACACCGAAACTCAAAGAACCCAAAGAGCCTAAAATACCGTCGATCACCGTTACACTAACGCTATTTCAATCGGGCAAAAGCATCGCCGATATTGCAACAGAACGTAGCTTATCAGTGGGAACCGTTGAAGGTCATCTGGCCAAATGCATCAGCTCTGGCGACCTTTCTGTTGAGGATGTTCTGCCAGCTGCCCGGATCAGGGCCATCCGGTCTTACTATGAAACCAATGAACCCGAAAGCTTGAGTGAAGCTCTACAAGCCATTGGCAATGGGGTGACTTACAACGAAATTCGGTTTGTTCGAAACGCAATGCAGGTGGATCAGAGAGTGGCAGAAGACGAATAA
- a CDS encoding Smr/MutS family protein yields MNIGDKVRLLRAKEQGVVSRFLPGNMIEIEIEDGFRIPVMRSELVLVSPLEADRLLKTSIYEPQKTVAPSAPAILSNQGIYLAFIPVNDREYTLHLINNTDWEFPYTLGEESAASGGGVQYRGLQSGVLKPKAQQKMNDLYAHAKFEEWPTFVVQGLWFRAGKASLRAPLVKRFKARAATFFKNKTTVPVLNQSGFQTQLDVEAATPTEPSSAAPSSNRTAGTHSRPTTIRPEDLKAEMLKSKSESAGLSIERPSSVVDLHTEALLPNGTGKRTPADLLTLQLDTFDKSLENAIASGMHDITFIHGVGSGALRTELHKRLGKHPNVKFFEDAQKQKFGYGATKVTIK; encoded by the coding sequence ATGAATATTGGCGATAAAGTCCGACTACTTCGGGCAAAAGAACAGGGTGTCGTGTCGCGGTTTCTGCCCGGCAACATGATTGAAATTGAGATTGAAGATGGTTTTCGGATTCCCGTTATGCGATCGGAACTGGTTCTGGTTTCGCCCCTGGAGGCCGACCGACTTTTAAAGACCAGTATTTACGAACCGCAGAAAACGGTGGCTCCATCGGCTCCCGCCATTCTGTCTAATCAGGGCATTTATCTGGCATTCATACCCGTCAATGACCGTGAATACACGCTTCACCTGATCAACAACACGGATTGGGAGTTTCCCTATACATTAGGCGAGGAATCGGCGGCCAGTGGGGGAGGAGTACAGTATCGTGGCCTCCAAAGTGGCGTATTGAAACCCAAGGCACAGCAAAAAATGAATGACCTTTACGCACACGCCAAATTCGAAGAATGGCCGACTTTTGTCGTTCAGGGACTTTGGTTTCGGGCTGGAAAGGCATCGCTGCGAGCGCCACTGGTGAAGCGATTTAAGGCACGGGCAGCTACATTCTTCAAAAATAAAACCACGGTTCCCGTACTGAATCAATCCGGCTTTCAGACGCAACTGGATGTTGAAGCCGCAACGCCAACCGAGCCGTCGTCAGCTGCCCCGTCGAGTAACCGTACGGCAGGTACGCATTCCCGCCCAACCACGATTCGGCCCGAAGATTTAAAAGCGGAAATGCTTAAGTCCAAATCCGAATCGGCCGGACTATCGATTGAGCGCCCATCGTCGGTTGTCGACCTGCATACAGAAGCGTTGTTACCCAACGGTACTGGTAAGCGTACACCCGCTGATCTATTGACACTTCAACTCGATACGTTTGATAAATCGCTTGAAAATGCCATTGCCAGCGGTATGCACGACATCACGTTTATTCACGGTGTTGGGAGTGGAGCCCTGCGGACAGAACTCCATAAACGATTGGGCAAACACCCCAACGTGAAATTCTTTGAAGATGCCCAGAAACAGAAGTTTGGGTATGGGGCTACCAAAGTGACAATTAAATAG
- a CDS encoding TrpB-like pyridoxal phosphate-dependent enzyme — translation MTQIKKINLPETDIPENWYNIVADMPNKPLPPLHPGTHEPIGPEMLAPLFPMELIKQEVSTDRWVGIPEEVREIYKIWRPTPLFRATGLEKLLDTPAKIYYKYEGVSPAGSHKPNTAVPQAFYNKQAGVQRITTETGAGQWGSALSFACQLFGIECEVYMVRASYEGKPYRKIMMNTWGAKVYPSPSERTASGRQILARDPQSPGSLGIAISEAVELAMLDEHTKYALGSVLNHVLMHQTVIGLEAIKQLEIAGDFPDIVVAPFGGGSNFAGIAFPFLRYNLTAGKQIRCIAAEPASCPKLTRGVFRYDLGDTIGMTPLLPMYTLGHNFIPAPIHAGGLRYHGAGAIVSQLLKDGLIEAQAFKQLECFDAGIQFARTEGIIPAPEATHAIATVIREAKQAKVEGKAKTILFNLCGHGHFDMSAYEQYLSGKLVEHEVTSEEIQASLAELDTPLIA, via the coding sequence ATGACACAAATCAAGAAAATCAATTTACCCGAAACCGACATTCCGGAGAACTGGTACAACATTGTGGCCGATATGCCCAACAAACCACTCCCACCGCTGCATCCGGGCACTCACGAGCCTATTGGCCCTGAAATGCTCGCTCCGTTGTTTCCAATGGAATTAATTAAGCAGGAAGTATCGACAGATAGGTGGGTAGGGATACCGGAAGAAGTTCGAGAGATTTACAAAATATGGCGACCAACGCCGTTGTTCCGTGCCACTGGACTCGAAAAATTGCTCGATACTCCCGCCAAAATCTATTACAAATACGAAGGTGTTAGCCCGGCCGGATCGCATAAGCCGAATACGGCAGTTCCTCAGGCTTTTTACAACAAACAGGCTGGTGTTCAGCGCATCACGACCGAAACGGGCGCGGGTCAATGGGGCAGTGCGCTGAGTTTTGCCTGTCAGTTGTTCGGTATCGAATGCGAAGTATATATGGTTCGGGCCAGTTATGAAGGGAAGCCTTACCGAAAAATCATGATGAATACATGGGGAGCCAAGGTGTATCCGTCTCCCTCGGAGCGTACAGCATCGGGTCGGCAGATTCTGGCGAGGGACCCGCAATCGCCCGGTAGCCTGGGAATCGCCATTTCTGAAGCGGTCGAGCTGGCCATGCTGGACGAACATACCAAATATGCCCTCGGTTCGGTACTGAACCATGTACTCATGCATCAAACGGTTATTGGTCTGGAGGCTATCAAGCAACTGGAAATCGCCGGTGACTTCCCCGATATTGTTGTCGCTCCGTTTGGGGGCGGCTCCAATTTTGCCGGTATTGCTTTCCCGTTTCTGCGCTATAACCTGACTGCCGGTAAACAGATTCGCTGTATTGCTGCCGAACCAGCTTCCTGTCCCAAACTAACGCGCGGTGTGTTCCGCTATGATCTGGGCGATACAATCGGTATGACGCCCCTGCTACCCATGTATACGCTGGGGCACAACTTCATTCCGGCACCTATTCATGCAGGCGGGTTGCGTTACCACGGCGCGGGCGCCATTGTAAGCCAGTTACTGAAAGACGGGCTCATTGAAGCACAGGCATTCAAGCAGTTAGAATGTTTCGACGCTGGCATTCAGTTTGCCCGAACAGAAGGTATTATTCCGGCTCCCGAAGCAACTCATGCCATTGCCACGGTCATTCGGGAAGCCAAACAGGCTAAAGTGGAAGGAAAGGCTAAAACAATTCTGTTCAACCTATGCGGTCATGGTCACTTCGACATGAGCGCTTACGAACAATACCTGAGCGGCAAACTGGTTGAACACGAGGTCACTTCGGAGGAAATTCAGGCATCGCTGGCTGAACTGGACACACCGCTCATTGCCTAG